The genome window CGCCATGTCATCCTTGGCTCGTTCCTATATGGGTTTGGCGTTTTCATCGTGATGAACTTTATTGTCCTGCCGCTCAGTGCTGCGCCCACGCTGCCAGCCCCACCATTGTGGCTGCTCATTGTACTCATCTTACAGCACAATCTGCTCATCGGGCTGCCGTTGGGATTACTCGTCAGGTGGAATGCGCGGTGAACAAGAAAATCACTGATGAGAGCGAAGCTACCAGGATTGCAAAGGCCAAGTGAAGTATCCAGTTCGAGTCCGTTGCAGATGGCACGAAGATCACTTCGCTCCGTGCGCTCGCAATAACATATCATAGTTTTAGTGGTTAAGGAGTCTTACATGTACAACTGGCTGGTACTTCTGCACATCTTTTTCGCCTTTCTCTTCATGCTCACCCACGGAGCCCACGCCGCCGCGATGCTGAAATTCCGCGGTGAGCCCGACCCTGAACGAAGCCTGACCTTCTTCAGCAATGTTCCCGACATCAGGTATGTCAGGTATCTCACTGTCGCAATGGGGCTCTTCGGCTTTGCTCCTGCATTCATGACTGTCTGGTGGCGACAATAGTGGGTTTGGCTCTCAGCGCTTGTCTTCCTGATCGTATCCTGGGTCATGTATCAATATGGGGCAGGTTACTACGGCATGATCTCGAACGCTGCCCGGCGCCTGATCGAAGCCAGAAAAACAAATGTGGACTTGCCCGCCGCGCAAAAAGAATTTGATGAGGTGCGCAACGCGCCCAATGCGATGATCGTTTCGGTTACAGGTATCATTGGGCTTGCCATCCTCCTCTGGCTGATGAGGTTCAAACCGTTTTAAGAACATCGTTCATCGTATTTATAAGTTCACAAGGAGAACAGACAATGGGAAAGTTCACAGTAAGCGTTTTTATCAACCGTTCACCGCAGGATGTTTTCGACTTCTTGAGCGATCCTGCAATCAAGCCTAAATGGATGCCGATTATGCAATCAGCAGCGTGGGCATCCATCGGTGAGCCTTGCATTGGTGCAACCGGCCGTTGTGAAAGAGCATGTGCTCACCCATAGCATTCTTCCCAAAAATGAAGAGCGTTGTTGAAGCCAATCACCCTTAAAGGAGTAGCCATGAACAAGCCTAACCAATCGATTACAGGAATTGCTGAAATAGCGTTACGTGTCCACGACCTCGATCTGATGAGAAGATTTTACGAACAAGTGATAGGTCTTGAAGTTCTACGAGAAATCAAAGATAGCAATGGCACAATTATATTTTATGCCGTCGGGGCAGGGAATGACCACATGGCGCTGTTTGAAGAGAAATGGATGGATTGGTTCACGAGAGATAAATCTCCTCAAATCGACCCGAAGCTGACTACCCTTTCTCATTTTGCAATTATTCAGGTTTACTTAGATTGATTTACAATAGTCGGTATGACATGGAAACCATCATACCTAACCCGAGAACAAATGGAAGAAAGACGGCTTGAAGGTGGACGGCTGTTGAAAGCTGGAAAAATGTCAAAAGCCGAAATCTCAAGACACCTCGGAGTAAGCCGGGCCACGGTCGGCCAATGGGCCAGAATCATAGAAACAAAAGGTATGCGCGGACTCCAAAAAAGAAAAGCGGCTGGTAGCGAGCCGAAGTTGAGTAATCCACAAAAGCAAAGCTTAAAGAGGAAGCTGGAACGAGGGGCTTTGGCGAATGGATATCCAACTGATCGCTGGACATTGGACCGTGTCCAAAAATTGATCAAAAGAGAATTTGATGTCACTTATCATCCGAATTACCTCAATCGATTGTTGCGCAAACTAGGTTTCAGTCCACAAAAGCCAATGCCACAGGCTATTGAACAGGAAAAAGAGTTAGTGGAAGCTTGGTTGCTAGGAGATTGGCCAAGGATAAAAAAAGTCACATCGTCTCAAAGCAAAAATCGTATTTTGGGATGAATTTGGGTTCTCCTTTCAAGAAATATTGGCTACGACGTGGGCTCGGACTGGCAAGAGACCCGTTTTTCGACGGGTAACCAAAGATCGTCGAGCGCTATCGACAGCCGTAGCGCTGACACTTACAGGCAAGATCTACAAGAAATGTTTTGAAGGTTCGATAAAAAGCGATAACTTGATTGAGGCACTTGAACACCTCCGTAGGCAGGTACCTGGAAAAATCATCTTGATCTGGGATCGAGCCCGTATTCATCTTAGCAAGCTCACCAAAGCTTATCTCTGCCAGCATCCTGAGATCATGATTGAAGAGTTACCTGCTTACGCTCCACAGCTCAATCCGGAAGAGTATTGTCACGGAAATGTTAAACAACATCTCAGAAATGCTCGTCCAACTTCTAAAGAGGAGATTCGCTCAATGCTTGATCGTGGTTTTGCTCGCTTGCGTCGTCGACCAGACTTACTTCTTGGCTTCTTTCATGCCGCCGGTCTTTCTGTTAGGCAACTTCAGTTAACCTGAATAATGTACGAAAACTCAAGTAGGTGTTATATAATCTATTTATGGTTACCCCAATACTGGCTACGAAACTCTATATTCCGCCGCCACCTTCCAAAGTAGTAGCCCATTCCCGCCTGATCAAGCAACTTTCAGAGGGTTTAACTACGGGGCACAAACTGACCCTTATCTCTGCTCCGGCTGGCTTCGGAAAAAGCACATTGGCCAGCGAATGGATAATGAGTAGCGGGCGACCAGCCGTCTGGCTATCGCTGGACGAGAACGATAACGACCCGGCAAGATTTCTAATCTACCTCAATAGTGCATTACAGGCAATTTCGCCGAATCCAAGTATGGGGGTAATAGATGCACTTCAATCTCCACAGCCGCCACCTGTTGGTCCTATCCTAACAGCCTTGACAGAATCGGTATCCACATCTCTTAAAGCTGACAAAAACTATTTCAAACCTCGCAGGCATTGAAGAAACACAGTCACAACTTCTGGCGGAGAAACTTACAACACCTTCCAATGATTACGATGGGCTAACATCCAACGCCGCCAGCAACGCCTCGAATTCCTCCCTGCATTCGGGGCACATATCAAGATGACGCTGGACAAGCGGGAATAGATGCGCGGGGTCTTCGCCGCGCATTTGCATTTCGGCGAATTGGTCAATGAGCGCGTGGACCTCGTCACAGGTAAGTTCCTGGTCGTGGGTCATCGCCATCATGGAAAGCGCAACCTTCACCTCCGGGTTCCGAGGCGTTTTGTGAAATAATCCCTGCAACCAAATTAATAAATTTCTCATTTTCTATTTGACATTCAACTACCGTATTTACTTACCAAACAGGTTCAACAACTCTTCGGGTTCAAAGCCTTCCCGTTTAAGCCGTCGTTTTAGGCGAAGCCGCGCATCGTGCATCATTTTATAGATGGCATTGCGGTTCGTTCCCATGCGGCGGGCGACTTCATCCATTGGCACGCTTTTGATGCCGATGGCGGTCATCACGGCGCGCTGGCGCGGGGTGAGTTCTTCGGCAAGGATCGTTTCCACGAGAGTGACGGCGTCCTTGCGCTCTAACGCGGATTCGGGGTGCGGATCATCCGACGCGAACCGTTCAGAAGGGATTTCGCTCGGGTCGTCGCTGGATTCCAACCCGTCGAGCGAGACTTCCTTCCATCGGCGGTGACGGAGTTCATTGAGCGCAATGCGGGTGGCGATCTTGTAAACCCATGTGATAAATTGACTGCGTCCCTCGAACAAGTCAAGTTTGTCCATCACGCGCAGGAGGTTTTCTTGAATGACGTCTTCAAGGAACGAATCGAAATGACCAGAGTCGGGGGAAAGCCAGCGGGATAACGCCCGTGGCAGGACGCGCTCCAGGATTCCGTGCAGGTCTGTAAGAGCGGAGTCGCGGGCATCGGGCGAGCGCAAGTCGTGGAGCCAAGTCTGGTTGTCGCGCGGCATGGTGTGATTATAGCGCATCCGACCGTGAACCGCAGACGTCAGGCCGTTATTCACCGTCCATGGTCGACGGTTTGCGGTCAGCCATTGTGTAAGAACTCCACCCCGACATGTGTCTTATCTAAAGTAGACTCAACTCGGAGGCAGTACCCATGAAATATGACGTGGCGATCATTGGTTCGGGCATTGGCGGTTCGACATTGGCAAGCGTTCTGGCGCGGAAGGGATTGAAGGTGATCGTGTTCGAAGGCGGGACGCACCCGCGCTTTACGATCGGCGAGTCGATGATCCTTGAAACGTCGGAGGCGATGCGGGCGCTGGCGGAGTTTTACGATGTGCCCGAGTTGGCGTATTACAGTTCGGAAAATTATTATCAGAACATCGGCACGCAGCATGGCGTGAAGCGGCATTTTAGTTTCGTGCATCACACCGCGGGACAGCATGTGAATGTGGAAAAAAGTTTGCAGGCGGTGATTCCGCGTTTGCCGTATGGGCATGAGATTCACATCACGCGCCAGGACTCGGATTATTTTTTGACATCGGTGGCGATTTCATACGGCGCGACGATCTCGCAGGGTACGTTCATCAAGGATATTGACGTGAAATCTGATGGCGTGGAAATTATCACCACAAAAGATGTAGTGTACGAATCGGAATATGTGATCGACGCGGGCGGAATGAAATCCATCCTTGCGCAGAAGGCAGGCTGGCGCCATCGTGAAAGCATGTCTCATTCACGCACGATCTTTACGCACATGATCGATGTGCCCTGCTTCAACAATGCGGGACCGTCGCAAGAAGAGTTTCATCATCCGTATCGTTTATCGGAAGGGACGCTGCATCACGTCTTCAAAGGTGGCTGGCTGTGGGTGATTCCGTTCAATAATCACACAGGCTCGACGAATCCGTTATGCAGTGTGGGCTTGCAACTCGACCCCAGGTTGTATCCCCAGCGGGATGATTTGACACCCGAACAGGAATTCCGCGAGTTCATCAAGCAGTTTCCCGATATCGAAGCGCAATTGAAAGACGCCCGCGCCGTGCGCGACTTCATGCGCATTGACCGCTTGCAGTATTCCGCACATCACATCGTTGGTGACCGCTTTGCCCTGCTCGCTCACGCGGCGGGCTTCATTGACCCGTTGTACTCCAAAGGTTTGTACGTCACCCATGCCAGCATTTTCCTGATGGCTCATTTGTTGTTGAAGGCAAAACAAACGGGCGATTATTCTGCCAATGCCTTTGCCGACCTTGAAACGATGACGCTTGGGTACATCAACATGCACGACAGGCTGGTGGCAAGTTCGTTCAAATCTTGGAGTAATTACAAACTTTGGCGGGTCTATTCCGTCGTCTGGCTGCAAGGCGCGTATCTCGAATATCTGCGTCTTATCATGAACCGCTTCCGCGCCAACGACGACCGCGAAAAATATCTTGAGTTGATGAAACCACATCGTTTGGCAGGCGGCGGCTTTAGCAAGTTCTTTGAAATCCAGGAACAGATCGACGCGCTGATGGACAAGGTCAACCCCGAAGATGAAGCGGACGTAGATCGCACCGTTGCAGAAATCCGCCGCCTCTTCGACGGCTTCCCGTGGATGCCCACCACCATCCGCGCATTGCTGCACGGCAAGAATCATCTGCCCGATAACAAACTGCGCCTCAATCTACTCAATCGCAAAGTCGGCTTCATGGGCAGTGGTATTTACCGCGATCACTTCTTCGGTGACGAGTCCATGCTCAACCTGCTGATCCTTGCCGCGAAGGATGAAATGAAATATTCAAAGCGCGGCATCCGCAAACAACGCAAGACCCGTGCGCGGCTTTCGTGGCAGATCAAGTAATGTTCGACACGCCCCTTCGCAAGGTCAAAGATCGGGTTGGCGCTCCGCTCGCCCGACGTCTGAGCCGTGTGCCTCCCATTGTCATTTCGCTCGTCGCACTCGTCGTCGCACTGCTTGCCGCGTGGTCAGCCTATCGTCAACTCTATCCCGCCGCGTTTGCTTTGTGGATTCTCAACCGCGCCCTCGACGGACTCGACGGCTTGATCGCTCGCATGCACAACAAGCAATCGGACTTCGGCGGATACGTGGACATCCTGACCGATTTCGTCGCCTACGCCGCGCTTCCCATCGGACTGGTGGCGGGTTCGCCTTCGAGTGAGCGTTACCTTGCCCTGGCTTTCATGCTCGCGTCCTTTTACATCAACACCGCCTCATGGATGTACCTCGCCGCCATTCTCGAAAAACGCGCCATGCACGGCGACGATACACAAACGACCATCGTTATGCCCGCAGGTCTCATCGGCGGATTTGAAACCATCATCGCCTTCGGAGTCTTCACCCTCTTTCCTGCCTATCTCACCACGCTCTACTCCATCTTCGCCATACTCGTCTTCATCACCATCGCTCAAAGACTTATTTGGGCAAAACGAATCCTAACCTGACACCTGGAACCTGAAACTTGGAACTCAAACTCAACTCCCCCGCCCCCGCCTTCACCCTGACCTCCGCCGAAGACGGCCAAGTCTCCCTTCGCGAAGTCCTCAAAAGCGGAAATGCCCTGCTCGTATTCCTTCGTCACCTGGGTTGAATTCCCTGCCGTGAGCATGTCGCACAGTTGTGCGACCGTCAAGTCGAATTTGCGGAACTCAACACCCGCGTTTTTGTCATTTCCTTTGGCACCCTCCCAGCCATGCAACAATGGCTCAAAGAAACCTGCGGCAATTTCACCGTCCTGCTCGACCGTGAGCGAAACGTCTACAACGACTACGGACTCGAACGCTCAAAACTGCGCTCGCGCAGTCCGCGCACAATATGGCTATACTTCACCCGCTGGCTGCAGGGACAAAGATTCCACGACTCGCACGGCGACGACACATCTCAACTTGGTGGCGACTTCATCGTGGACATGAATGGCAACCTGCGCTTCGTCTATCCCAGCCACGACCCCGCCGACAGACCGTCGGTGGAAAAACTCTTGAAAACGCTGGAAAAAATCTCACACGAAAGACCGCGGACGACGGACAATAGATCATAAAGGCTCATCATCCATCGTCCGCGGTCAATGGTCAATCGTCCAACCATGAACACCATCCCCTCCCACCTCGTCATCAACGCCGCCATCGAAAAGAAATTTGGCGAAAAATTCAAACTTGCCAGGTCTGCGTTTTTGTGGGGATCGGTCCTGCCTGACCTGCCGTTTGGTTTGCTTTCGTGGGGAACGCTTTTGTACTATCGCTTCATTCTTCAGCAGGATACCAGCAGTGTGATGGAGAACGTCATCCACCCTGCCTATTTCAACAACCCATTTTGGATCGCGGGACACAACTTCCTACACTCGCCCACGGTGCTCATCATCTACGCCATCCTACTCTGGCGCTTCGTGGACAAGGTCGGCACGCGCGGACATTGGTGGCTTTCCTTCGTCTTCGGCTGCATGGTTCACTCCGTCATCGACATCCTCACCCACTACAACGACGGTCCCGTGCTCCTCTTCCCTTTCGATTGGCACACGCGCTTCTACAGCCCCGTCAGTTACTGGGACACGGCGCACCACGCGAGTCAATTCTTCTGGGTGGAGTTGGGGATCAATATCCTGCTGTTGGGATATTTATTTTTGCCGAAGTTGATCCAAAGACTCAAGCGACCGCGGACGATTAACCACTGAACACACTCCCCACTTTCCACTCACTACCCCGCCACCTCAAACAAATGATCGGCAGGCAACTGCACAAAAACATTTTCGCCGTGCGCATACATCGGCGCGGGCATCGGCAGGCGCACGCGCGTCGTCACACTGCCCAGCCGCACCTGAAGCTCTAACGCCTCGCCGCGAAATAAACAACTCTGCACCACGCCCTTTAGAGAATGTCCTCTTTCCTCTTTTTGAATGCGGATGTGTTCTGGTCTGATGGCGAACACACTTCGACCGACCTTTGACTCATCCTTGAGTTTCACCCTGCCCACCTCCGCCGCCTCCAGCCACCCGTCGCCTGATTCGCCTTCGAGGAACAGATCCACCCCGACAAATTTTGCGCTCCGCACGCACGGCGGACGATGAAACAGCACATTGGGCTTGTCATATGCGGTGACTTCCCCATCCAACAAAATCGCCATACGGTCAGACATCGCCATGGCTTCGCTCAAATCATGCGTGACGAAGATCGTCGTAATGCCCAACTCACGCTGAATTTCACGGATCGCCGCCTGCAAATTCATCCGTACTGACGTATCCAAACTCGAGAGCGGTTCATCCAGCATCAACAATTTGGGATTAGTCACCAACGCCCGCGCCAACGCCACCCGCTGACCCTCTCCACCCGAAAGCTGACCCACATTGCGCTTCTCTATCCCAGGTAAGCCGATCAAATCCAACATGCGTTTCACTTCCCCATGAATCCCGCCCGCTGAAACACCCTGCATCTTCAACCCAAAGCCAATGTTCTCTTCCACATTGAAGAACGGAAAAAGATACGACTTCTGGAACATCAACACTGCCCCGCGCTTGTTCGGCTCCGTCTTCAGAATCGACTCGCCATCGAAGAGAATGTCGCCGCCATCGGGTCGTTCGATGCCCGCAATCAGTTTCAGCAGCGTGGACTTGCCCGTGCCAGAAGGTCCCAACAAGGCGACCATTTCACCGTCGTTGACGGAAAGCGAAAAATCCTTCAACACAGGCGCAGAGGCGTTGGGGTAGGTTTTGTGGAGAGAGGTGATAGTAATGTGGGTCATAAATTCCTTTTATGTCATTGCGAGAAGGAGCGGAGCGACGACGAAGTAATCCCCCACGATGATGAGATTGCTTCGCGGCGAAAGAGCATCGCCACTCGCAATGACATACTCGCTAATACTGCTCCCGAATCTCATTCCCGTGTCGCATCAACTCGCGCGCGGTGAAGGCAATGACCAGCACAGGCGGCAGGACGAATAACAGGGATTGAATCCCGATCGTGGATGGATTACCGCCCGAGGCGGCGGCGAATAACAAAATGGGCAGGGTAATAATTTTCCCGCCGCCGATGAGCAGGGTAAGCAGGTATTGACTCCATGAGATAAGGAAGGCAAATAATGTTGCGACCACCAAACTGGGAGTCATCATCCGTAGAGTGACGTTGAAGAAGATTTGCAGGGGGCTTGCGCCAAGCGCCAGGGCTTGATGTTCAAAGTTCTCGTCGTAACGGGCAAAGGCGCTGGAAAGGGTGAAGATGGTGTACGGCAATGTCGGAATCAAATGCGCCAGCACCACGCCGAAGATCGTCCCTGCCAAGCCGAGTTGCAGGAAGAGGATGTTGAGTCCCATGCCGATTGCCAGCGGCGGGACGACCGTCGGCAGGAAGAACAACAGCCAAGCCAACTGCCTGCCTTTGAATTGACGCAATCCCATCACACGGGCGGCGGGAAAGGCAAACAATAAGGAAAGCACAGAAACAATAATTGCGATCGTCAACCCATCACGCAGACCTGTCAACGTGCGCGAGTCGTTCAAGGCGCGGTCATAAGTGGAGGTTGTCCACTCGGTGGGAAAGGGTGCAGGGAAGAACCAACGGGTGGAGAATCCATAGGCGATGAAGAGGAGGAGAGGCGCGATGAGGATGAGGTAGAGAAGGAATCGGGTGAGGTGTTTCGAGGTCATTATTTCTTCTCCAACCTCAAACTCACCACTGCCACGAGCATGACGATGACGGTAATAATCAGGCTGAGGACCATGCCTTCGGAGCGGGCACGCAGGTCTGGGTCAAGGAAGAAGCGCAGGGCGAGGACAGGTAACGCTCGCGGGTAGCCGACTCCCAAAATGGCTGGAACTTCGTAACTGCTGAAGATAAATCCAAAAACAAGCAGGGAGCCAGAGAGCAAGGCAGGCGCCACTTGTGGAATGGTGATGTGGCGCAGTCGCTGCCAAAAGTTCGCGCCGAGATTTTGCGCGACGACATCGTAACCGATGGGCTGGGAGCGCAGAACGGCAAGGACGATGAGCGCAAGGAAGGGAATCTCTTTGCCGATGTAATGCAGGATAATGCCAATGCCGTAACGGTCACGCACGAGGACGGGAAACTGGTCCGTGGCGGTAATGAGACTGAGCGCCGCCGCCCAACGGGCAAGAAGCCCGCTTTGAGAGAGGAAGAGCAGGAGCGCGGTGGCAAAGACGAGATGAGGGAAAGCGAGATTCCAGTTGAGGGCGAGGGTGTCTGATTGCGTGCGGTGATTGTTGAGCCAGACGGCGACGAGCAATGCAAATGCCGATGCAAGCAGGGTTGCTGTGATGCTGACCCACAACGAAAATGCGAGCGACACCCAAAACTCCGAGTCGGCGGCGAGGGCGGCGCGATAAGCGCGGAAGGAAACGTCGCTTTGACCGATGACGCTGATAAAGCCGAGACTTTCTGCAATAGCATACAAAAGACTCGCGCCCAGCATGACGAGGATGAGTGTCAATGCTGGGGCGAGGGCGGTGTAGGGATTTTTTTGAATCTTGTTAAGCACGGCTTGGAGCTCAAAGTATGGATTCGAATTTCACGGGGGATTCAATGGCGCAGCGGCAAAGGGGACAGCAAACGCCTGACACCAGATCACCACAGACTTGTATTGACTCAGGTCAAGGTCGGCGGGGAGTTCATAATTTTGGTCGCCGATGTTGCCTTTCAACCTGCCCAGGCTGTAATAGCCTGGGATTTCACTGCCCGAAGCATTGGGCACGGGGTCAACGGGTACGAGGTAGACGTACAGATCGGGTCCGTTATCAACGGAGAAGTTTTGCAAACGCAAAATTCGGGTACTATCTGCCAGTTGATAGACAGCCGCTTCACCTGAACTTAAGTGCGCAAGGTTATAGAAGGAACCACGCGACAAGACCTGATCCGCCACAACCACAGGCGGATTTTCAACGGGCGCTTGCGGCTCGACAGCCTCGACGGTGGGGTTGGTCTCTGCTTCGGATGGCGTCCCACTGACTTCGACGACAGAAGTAGGCAACGGTTCGCTGACCGCTTTATCAATAAAAGCTGGAGAGAAGAACCACCAACCAAACGCAACTACAATCCCCAGGACAATAACGATACCAAGATAACCCCAGGGTGAACTATTTTTTCGGCGCATGATGTGTTCCTTTAGTAGATTTCCATCATTGCGAGACGCGCTCGTTGCGTTGAAGCAATCTCATGGTTCGCCGGGAGATTGCTTCACAAAGTGCGCTCGCAATGACATTATTTCTGCAAAACAAACGTCAGCCAATCCTGCTCGAGCAAGCCCTGGTATTCGGCGGCAGAGTCACCGACGAGTGATTTGGCAAGGTCTGAGGCTGGGGTGGCGGCGTCGCCCAATTTGGAAGCGGCAGTTTCGAGCGCGGAAAGAGCCGCAGGGTCCGTCACGCGGGTCACGTCAATGGCGTAGCCGAGTCCGAATCCATTTTCGGGGAGAATCTGCGCGGCTTGGAATTCGGGTTCGAGCAGGAGATTTGCCAACACGAGCGCGGCGGCTTTGTTGGGCGCGTTGAGCGGAATGGCGACATAGTTGAAATCGCCGATCATGTAGTTATCGAAGACGAAGGCGCGCGCGGTTTCAGGCATGCGACCATCGGCGATCCAGCGACCTGCGCCCGTGATATCTTGAGTCAGGCTGAGATCCACTTCGTTGTTGGCGAAAAGGTTGACGAGTTCGGATTCGTCTTTGGGGTAGGTCTCACCGCCCCGCCACAAACAGGGCTTCATCTCATTGAAGTAATCCCACAACGCGGGGGAGTGTCGATCCCACAGGGCTTGATCGAACGTGAGCCATTGCTTCGCATCGCCACTGAGTTCATAGAGCGCGCCTTTGGCAAAACGGGTACCAAGGAACCCGCCAGGTCCGGGCGCGATATAGGTGAAGCGACCAGGATTGGCGCACGCCCACTCTTTGAGTTCGGCGTACGAACGCGGCAGGTCTTGTTCATTCGTGCGGGCAGAATCGTAAACGAATTGCAACTGCGCCGAAGACCACGGGCTTTCCTGATTATCCACAGGATTACCGAAGTCAAGATTGATGGCGGGGTTTTCCCAGTCCACCAGTGCCGCGTTGGGAATTTTCTGCGCCCAATCCTTGTAGAGCATGTCGGCTTGTTTGAGCGTGAAGAAGTTCTCGCCGTTGATCCAGATCAAGTCCACTGAGCCAGGGTCGATGCCAGCCTGCTTTTCGCTCAAGACCTGATTGACCGCATCCGCCGTATCGGCGAGCGGGACACGGTTGAGTGTGATGTCGTAGCGTTTCTTCAAGGCTTTGCCGTAGAAGTTATCCACGTAGGCGTTGATGCTGTCCGACCCGCCCCAGATGTACCAGTTGACGGTCTGCCCTTTGGCGGCGGCGAGCACGCTATCCCAATCGTTGAGGTCGAATTCTGATGACGATGGTGCAGGTGAAGCACAAGCGGCGAGCAACAGAGCAAGGATGGTCATCAAAAAGATTATTTTCTTCATTTCTTTTCTCCTTTATTTTTTTAAACACAAGTACACCACGGTCACAAAGGAAAAACCTTGGTGTACTTTGTGTCCTTCGTGTTTAATTGCCTTTCGCAAAGCGATACTTCAAAAACGCACCCAACTCTTTCCCGATATTCGGCAACGTCTCACGCATGAAGAAATCCGCCACTTTCAAAATGGCGCTCGAAAATGTGGGATACGGGTACACCAAGCGATAAATTTTGTGCAGTGAAATCTTCTGGCTGATGGCAAGCGTGAAAAATGAAATCATTTCCGAAGCCAGCGGACCGACAATCGTCACATGCAGAATC of Anaerolineales bacterium contains these proteins:
- a CDS encoding VOC family protein encodes the protein MNKPNQSITGIAEIALRVHDLDLMRRFYEQVIGLEVLREIKDSNGTIIFYAVGAGNDHMALFEEKWMDWFTRDKSPQIDPKLTTLSHFAIIQVYLD
- a CDS encoding winged helix-turn-helix domain-containing protein, which produces MEERRLEGGRLLKAGKMSKAEISRHLGVSRATVGQWARIIETKGMRGLQKRKAAGSEPKLSNPQKQSLKRKLERGALANGYPTDRWTLDRVQKLIKREFDVTYHPNYLNRLLRKLGFSPQKPMPQAIEQEKELVEAWLLGDWPRIKKVTSSQSKNRILG
- a CDS encoding transposase, translating into MATTWARTGKRPVFRRVTKDRRALSTAVALTLTGKIYKKCFEGSIKSDNLIEALEHLRRQVPGKIILIWDRARIHLSKLTKAYLCQHPEIMIEELPAYAPQLNPEEYCHGNVKQHLRNARPTSKEEIRSMLDRGFARLRRRPDLLLGFFHAAGLSVRQLQLT
- a CDS encoding sigma-70 family RNA polymerase sigma factor, with product MRYNHTMPRDNQTWLHDLRSPDARDSALTDLHGILERVLPRALSRWLSPDSGHFDSFLEDVIQENLLRVMDKLDLFEGRSQFITWVYKIATRIALNELRHRRWKEVSLDGLESSDDPSEIPSERFASDDPHPESALERKDAVTLVETILAEELTPRQRAVMTAIGIKSVPMDEVARRMGTNRNAIYKMMHDARLRLKRRLKREGFEPEELLNLFGK
- a CDS encoding NAD(P)/FAD-dependent oxidoreductase — encoded protein: MKYDVAIIGSGIGGSTLASVLARKGLKVIVFEGGTHPRFTIGESMILETSEAMRALAEFYDVPELAYYSSENYYQNIGTQHGVKRHFSFVHHTAGQHVNVEKSLQAVIPRLPYGHEIHITRQDSDYFLTSVAISYGATISQGTFIKDIDVKSDGVEIITTKDVVYESEYVIDAGGMKSILAQKAGWRHRESMSHSRTIFTHMIDVPCFNNAGPSQEEFHHPYRLSEGTLHHVFKGGWLWVIPFNNHTGSTNPLCSVGLQLDPRLYPQRDDLTPEQEFREFIKQFPDIEAQLKDARAVRDFMRIDRLQYSAHHIVGDRFALLAHAAGFIDPLYSKGLYVTHASIFLMAHLLLKAKQTGDYSANAFADLETMTLGYINMHDRLVASSFKSWSNYKLWRVYSVVWLQGAYLEYLRLIMNRFRANDDREKYLELMKPHRLAGGGFSKFFEIQEQIDALMDKVNPEDEADVDRTVAEIRRLFDGFPWMPTTIRALLHGKNHLPDNKLRLNLLNRKVGFMGSGIYRDHFFGDESMLNLLILAAKDEMKYSKRGIRKQRKTRARLSWQIK
- a CDS encoding CDP-alcohol phosphatidyltransferase family protein — protein: MFDTPLRKVKDRVGAPLARRLSRVPPIVISLVALVVALLAAWSAYRQLYPAAFALWILNRALDGLDGLIARMHNKQSDFGGYVDILTDFVAYAALPIGLVAGSPSSERYLALAFMLASFYINTASWMYLAAILEKRAMHGDDTQTTIVMPAGLIGGFETIIAFGVFTLFPAYLTTLYSIFAILVFITIAQRLIWAKRILT
- a CDS encoding redoxin domain-containing protein, yielding MPCREHVAQLCDRQVEFAELNTRVFVISFGTLPAMQQWLKETCGNFTVLLDRERNVYNDYGLERSKLRSRSPRTIWLYFTRWLQGQRFHDSHGDDTSQLGGDFIVDMNGNLRFVYPSHDPADRPSVEKLLKTLEKISHERPRTTDNRS
- a CDS encoding metal-dependent hydrolase, which codes for MNTIPSHLVINAAIEKKFGEKFKLARSAFLWGSVLPDLPFGLLSWGTLLYYRFILQQDTSSVMENVIHPAYFNNPFWIAGHNFLHSPTVLIIYAILLWRFVDKVGTRGHWWLSFVFGCMVHSVIDILTHYNDGPVLLFPFDWHTRFYSPVSYWDTAHHASQFFWVELGINILLLGYLFLPKLIQRLKRPRTINH
- a CDS encoding ABC transporter ATP-binding protein gives rise to the protein MTHITITSLHKTYPNASAPVLKDFSLSVNDGEMVALLGPSGTGKSTLLKLIAGIERPDGGDILFDGESILKTEPNKRGAVLMFQKSYLFPFFNVEENIGFGLKMQGVSAGGIHGEVKRMLDLIGLPGIEKRNVGQLSGGEGQRVALARALVTNPKLLMLDEPLSSLDTSVRMNLQAAIREIQRELGITTIFVTHDLSEAMAMSDRMAILLDGEVTAYDKPNVLFHRPPCVRSAKFVGVDLFLEGESGDGWLEAAEVGRVKLKDESKVGRSVFAIRPEHIRIQKEERGHSLKGVVQSCLFRGEALELQVRLGSVTTRVRLPMPAPMYAHGENVFVQLPADHLFEVAG
- a CDS encoding ABC transporter permease codes for the protein MTSKHLTRFLLYLILIAPLLLFIAYGFSTRWFFPAPFPTEWTTSTYDRALNDSRTLTGLRDGLTIAIIVSVLSLLFAFPAARVMGLRQFKGRQLAWLLFFLPTVVPPLAIGMGLNILFLQLGLAGTIFGVVLAHLIPTLPYTIFTLSSAFARYDENFEHQALALGASPLQIFFNVTLRMMTPSLVVATLFAFLISWSQYLLTLLIGGGKIITLPILLFAAASGGNPSTIGIQSLLFVLPPVLVIAFTARELMRHGNEIREQY
- a CDS encoding ABC transporter permease subunit yields the protein MLNKIQKNPYTALAPALTLILVMLGASLLYAIAESLGFISVIGQSDVSFRAYRAALAADSEFWVSLAFSLWVSITATLLASAFALLVAVWLNNHRTQSDTLALNWNLAFPHLVFATALLLFLSQSGLLARWAAALSLITATDQFPVLVRDRYGIGIILHYIGKEIPFLALIVLAVLRSQPIGYDVVAQNLGANFWQRLRHITIPQVAPALLSGSLLVFGFIFSSYEVPAILGVGYPRALPVLALRFFLDPDLRARSEGMVLSLIITVIVMLVAVVSLRLEKK